Proteins encoded by one window of Brienomyrus brachyistius isolate T26 chromosome 1, BBRACH_0.4, whole genome shotgun sequence:
- the trappc8 gene encoding trafficking protein particle complex subunit 8 isoform X3, translating into MAQCLQSVQEFIQDSFVPMVAVLCSEYAEKVTRKNNLNFSELVRPFCRLTSEGHMRDPNNQIHVVKNLKISVSNVVTEPPHHATTRRLLNEVVLASQPAEGLVTNVITAGDYDLNISATTPWFEAYRENFLQSMPASDHEFLNHYLACMLVVTSHEASPVDQFFKLSQDQHRIQHGSEHAYPKWFIPNTLKYYVLLHDVSEGDEQRAESIYEDIKQKYGTQACYLLKINSRTSTLGPDEQIPDPWSQYLHRNNFQNQELPEEGPAVVMNNVIVENSMNASETDGLHLPAKACTCSLSSITSPGAGSFSLLGPPRADDVGSISSDHPLQSDDPSNAATHLDGIDDIKPVGTGPEVDVRKQPCAASATHGACLTLGDHDRIRLFIQEFTFRGLLPHIEKNIRQLNDQRMSRKGISSSLISATKKWFGGGKVPEKSINELKNTSGLLYPPEAPELQIRKMADLCFLVQHYDLAYSYYHAAKKDFLSDQAMLYAAGALEMAAVSAFLQPGAPRPYPAHYMDTAIQTYRDVCKNMVMAERCALLSAEILKSQAKYSDAATLLIKLTSEDSDLRSALLLEQAAHCFINMRSPMVRKFAFHMILAGHRFSKAGQKRHALRCYCQAMQVYKGKGWSLAEDHINFTIGRQSFTLHQPENAVAAFRHILINDSKQAASQQGAFLREYLYVYKNVSQASTEGALPQLPLPCIHSFATRVFFGHDRRLAEGEKQAASHVSLDQEYDRELSQQWRELEEQVVAIVNRGVLPAAFQPTQYCLSNQTDNMRFPLAVVEEPIIVEVVFRNPLKVPLILTGLSLLWKFSPKDPGQQRGGETDEVVSNEREVQASQGGLITTEVISEFYMSPEEKKVARLKLLPHQTGELHIRGVVYNLGAAPPPGDVLNSTVGTRVEGSVFSDGLFVRGHQDLEIQGPRLNSTKEEKTSVRHGPDRRLDPIITPPMPLLEVFFINFPTGLLCGEIRKAYVEFVNVSKVALKGLRVVSKHPEFFTFGSHAAALTPLSPGASENCSAYKTVATGRASASSTLVAPADFGTGADGSRPGVVEIPLPDSALQPGASVQLPMWLRGPDHEGVHEINFLFYYESAEKKVSKMSHRVLRHTAIICASRSLSVRATACRSNTLPENSEDRNSGMLVFVDVENINTNEAGVREFHIVQVSSSSQHWKLHSCINSVEDKDSKLTSRERGKLCFRATKCRNAEATSVAVGKYTFADINLGNEQIISATTPCADFFFRRRHPPESKKPPMLGSAGFAPPAGHSAAEHLSNVVCRCSEVDLNIIVLWKAYVVEDNKQLILEGQLHVALQTIGREACSLTQKEEAEEMVLLKFKPDVPPPLAKPSVEQLSQLIKTNLHYPESYDHPFPQKSLCMVPVTLMLSNCSLAEVDVIIDLRHKATSPETLEVHGSFTWLGQTQYKLPLRAQEVRKLRLTACFIHAGVYNLGTPRVFAKLAEQGSMCEASQQSATPALIIINGV; encoded by the exons ATGGCTCAGTGTCTTCAATCCGTGCAGGAGTTTATTCAGGACTCGTTCGTTCCCATGGTGGCTGTCCTGTGCAGCGAATATGCGGAGAAAGTGACTCGGAAAAACAACCTGAATTTCTCCGAGCTGGTGAGGCCTTTCTGCCGGCTCACATCTGAAG GTCACATGCGAGATCCCAACAACCAGATCCACGTGGTGAAGAACCTGAAGATTAGCGTGTCCAATGTGGTGACGGAGCCTCCTCACCATGCCACCACTCGCCGGTTGCTGAATGAGGTGGTGTTGGCCAGCCAGCCGGCCGAGGGCTTGGTGACTAACGTGATTACGGCAGGGGATTACGACCTCAACATCAGCG CCACGACTCCCTGGTTTGAGGCTTACCGAGAGAATTTCCTCCAGTCCATGCCAGCCTCTGACCACGAGTTTCTCAACCACTACCTGGCCT GCATGCTTGTGGTGACATCGCACGAGGCCTCGCCCGTGGACCAGTTCTTCAAGCTGTCCCAGGACCAGCACCGCATCCAGCATGGCAGCGAGCATGCCTACCCCAAGTGGTTCATCCCCAACACACTGAAGTACTACGTTCTGCTGCATGACGTCAGCGAGGGTGACGAGCAGAG GGCCGAGTCTATCTACGAGGACATTAAGCAGAAGTACGGGACCCAGGCGTGCTATCTGCTGAAAATCAACTCGCGGACGTCCACGCTCGGGCCTGACGAGCAGATTCCGGATCCCTGGAGTCAGTATTTGCACAGAAATAATTTCCAGAACCAG GAGCTGCCTGAAGAGGGCCCCGCGGTGGTCATGAACAATGTGATTGTTGAGAACAGCATGAATGCGTCCGAAACTGACGGGCTCCACCTTCCCGCTAAAG CTTGTACCTGTTCACTGAGTTCCATTACATCCCCTGGTGCTGGAAGTTTCAGCTTGTTGGGGCCACCAAGGGCAG ACGATGTTGGCAGTATAAGCAGCGACCACCCTCTGCAGTCGGATGACCCCAGCAATGCCGCCACCCACCTGGACGGCATCGATGACATCAAGCCTGTGGGGACGGGGCCTGAGGTCGACGTCAGGAAGCAGCCTTGTGCTGCCTCTGCCACACACGGGGCTTGCCTGACCCTTGGTGACCATGACCGCATCCGTCTCTTCATCCAGGAGTTCACGTTCAGGGGCCTCCTGCCTCACATTGAGAAGAACATTCGGCAGCTCAATGACCAG CGTATGTCAAGGAAAGGCATAAGTAGTTCCTTGATTTCTGCCACAAAGAAGTGGTTTGGCGGTGGGAAGGTACCGGAAAAGAGCATCAACGAGCTGAAGAACACATCCGGGTTATT GTACCCCCCAGAGGCACCCGAGCTTCAGATCAGGAAGATGGCCGACCTGTGTTTCTTGGTCCAGCACTATGACTTGGCATACAGCTACTATCATGCAGCCAAGAAGGACTTCCTGAGTGACCAGGCTATGCTGTATGCTGCCGGGGCCCTG gaaatggctgctgtgtccgcCTTCCTTCAGCCCGGCGCTCCGAGACCCTACCCTGCCCACTACATGGACACTGCCATCCAGACCTACAGGGATGTGTGCAA GAACATGGTGATGGCTGAGAGGTGTGCCCTGCTCAGTGCTGAAATCCTGAAGAGCCAGGCCAAGTATTCGGACGCCGCCACCCTCTTGATCAAGTTGACGAGCGAG GACTCAGACCTGCGGAGCGCGCTGTTGCTGGAGCAAGCGGCCCACTGCTTCATCAACATGAGGAGCCCCATGGTGCGCAAGTTTGCCTTCCACATGATCCTGGCGGGACACAGGTTCAGCAAGGCAGGCCAG AAGAGGCATGCCCTGCGATGCTACTGTCAGGCCATGCAGGTGTACAAGGGCAAGGGCTGGTCTCTGGCCGAGGACCACATCAATTTCACCATCGGACGGCAGTCTTTCACGCTGCACCAGCCCGAGAATGCCGTGGCAGCCTTTCGGCACATTCTGATCAACGACAGCAAGCAGGCCGCCTCGCAGCAGGGCGCCTTCCTCAGGGAGTACCTCTACGTCTACAAG AACGTGAGCCAGGCGTCCACAGAAGGGGCCCTCCCCCAGCTCCCCCTGCCCTGCATCCACAGCTTCGCCACCAGGGTCTTCTTCGGCCATGACCGGAGGCTGGCCGAGG GAGAAAAGCAGGCTGCAAGCCATGTCAGCCTGGACCAGGAGTACGACCGCGAGCTGTCCCAGCAGTGGCGGGAACTGGAGGAGCAGGTGGTGGCCATAGTGAACCGGGGTGTGCTGCCTGCAGCCTTCCAGCCCACGCAGTACTGCCTGAGCAACCAGACGGACAACATGCGCTTCCCCTTGGCTGTGGTAGAAG AACCCATCATCGTCGAGGTGGTCTTCAGAAATCCCTTGAAGGTCCCCCTCATCCTCACTGGGCTCTCCCTGCTCTGGAAGTTCTCCCCCAAGGACCCTGGGCAGCAGCGGGGTGGTGAAACCGATGAAGTCGTGAGCAACGAGAGAGAAGTGCAG GCATCTCAAGGGGGTTTAATTACCACTGAAgtaatatcagagttttacatGAGCCCAGAAGAAAAGAAAGTG GCTCGTCTCAAACTGCTACCACACCAGACCGGAGAGCTGCACATCCGGGGGGTGGTTTACAACCTGGGTGCGGCGCCCCCTCCTGGTGATGTCCTGAACAGCACTGTAGGGACACGGGTGGAAG GAAGCGTCTTCAGCGATGGCCTGTTCGTACGTGGTCATCAGGACCTGGAGATCCAGGGTCCACGACTGAACAGCACCAAGGAAGAGAAGACATCAGTGCGTCATGGTCCGGACAGGCGGCTGGATCCCATCATTACACCCCCCATGCCACTGCTGGAA GTCTTCTTTATCAACTTCCCCACGGGCCTGCTCTGCGGGGAGATCCGGAAGGCGTATGTCGAGTTCGTCAATGTGAGCAAGGTGGCCCTGAAAGGCCTGCGCGTGGTGTCCAAGCACCCGGAGTTCTTCACCTTCGGCAGCCATGCGGCCGCACTCACGCCACTCAGCCCTGGCGCCTCCGAGAACTGCAGCGCCTACAAGACCGTGGCCACGGGCCGCGCCTCCGCCTCCTCCACGCTGGTTGCGCCTGCAGACTTCGGCACCGGGGCCGACGGCTCTAGGCCCGGCGTAGTGGAGATCCCACTGCCAGATTCCGCACTCCAGCCCGGCGCCTCCGTCCAGCTGCCCATGTGGCTGCGGGGGCCGGACCACGAGGGCGTGCATGAGATCAACTTCCTGTTCTACTACGAGAGTGCTGAGAAGAAGGTGTCCAAGATGAG ccaCCGCGTTCTGCGCCACACAGCTATCATCTGCGCCAGCCGCTCGCTCAGTGTGCGAGCCACAGCGTGTCGGAGCAACACTCTGCCAGAGAACAGCGAGGACCGGAACAGCGGCATGCTGGTCTTCGTGGATGTGGAGAACATCAACACT aacGAAGCTGGGGTGCGGGAGTTCCACATAGTTCAGGTGTCCAGCAGCAGTCAGCACTGGAAGCTTCACAGCTGCATAAATTCCGTCGAAGACAAAG ATTCCAAACTGACAAGCAGGGAACGGGGGAAGCTGTGCTTCCGGGCCACAAAGTGCAGGAACGCGGAAG CTACCTCAGTTGCAGTGGGGAAGTACACGTTTGCTGACATCAACCTGGGGAATGAACAG ATAATTAGTGCTACCACACCGTGCGCCGACTTCTTCTTCCGGCGACGGCACCCCCCGGAGTCCAAGAAGCCTCCAATGTTGGGGAGCGCGGGGTtcgctccccctgctggccactcgGCTGCGGAGCACCTGAGCAATGTGGTGTGCCGGTGCAGCGAGGTGGACCTCAACATCATTGTCCTCTGGAAG GCATACGTGGTGGAGGATAATAAGCAGCTCATCCTTGAAGGGCAACTTCACGTCGCCCTGCAAACCATTGGGAGGGAAGCGTGCTCCCTGACACAGAAGGAG GAAGCTGAGGAGATGGTTCTGCTGAAGTTCAAGCCAGACGTTCCCCCTCCGTTAGCCAAGCCATCTGTGGAGCAGCTGTCCCAACTGATAAAGACAAACCTCCACTACCCAGAGTCCTACGACCACCCATTCCCACAGAAAAG CCTCTGCATGGTACCTGTGACGCTCATGCTCTCTAACTGCTCATTGGCTGAAGTCGACGTCATCATAGACCTTCGGCACAAAGCCACCAG CCCAGAGACCCTGGAGGTCCATGGGTCCTTCACGTGGCTGGGCCAGACCCAGTACAAGCTGCCTCTGCGGGCCCAAGAGGTCCGCAAGCTGCGCCTGACGGCCTGCTTCATCCACGCCGGCGTCTACAACCTGGGCACGCCACGCGTCTTTGCCAAGCTCGCCGAGCAGGGCTCCATGTGCGAAGCCAGCCAGCAGAGTGCCACACCGGCGCTCATCATCATTAACGGCGTCTGA